One genomic region from Terasakiella sp. SH-1 encodes:
- a CDS encoding ammonium transporter: MTAWKKLSKISLVALLGLVAAIDPALAEDAPTTEVQYILNSFLFLVCGFLVMFMAAGFAMLESGLVRSKNTATICLKNIVLYAVSGFMFYLVGYNVLYGGAEGGFIGSFSVWGPDDAAALSGDFSGGYAASSDWFFQMVFVATAASVVSGTVAERIKLWPFLGFVVVLSGFIYPTIAMWQWGGGWLAEMGFADFAGSTLVHSTGGWCALTGAIILGARKGKYDSEGRVTPIPGANLPMATLGTFILWLGWFGFNGGSQLALGTAADAIAISNIFINTNMAAVGGTIAAALLTQVVYKKVDLSMTLNGAIAGLVSITAGPDTPTLASAFLIGAVGGVIVVFVVPLLDKFKIDDVVGAISAHLAAGIWGTMIVPATNADTSFVTQAIGVVSIGAFVIVTSAIVWFVLKATVGIRCSEEDEELGLDRAELGMEAYPEFGRGSQTV, from the coding sequence ATGACTGCGTGGAAAAAACTTTCCAAAATCTCGCTTGTGGCCCTGCTTGGTCTGGTCGCAGCGATTGATCCGGCGCTGGCTGAAGATGCGCCCACAACTGAAGTTCAATATATTCTTAACAGTTTCCTTTTCCTGGTTTGTGGCTTCTTGGTCATGTTTATGGCAGCAGGTTTCGCTATGCTGGAATCTGGTTTGGTTCGTTCCAAAAACACAGCGACGATCTGTTTGAAAAACATCGTACTTTATGCGGTGTCAGGTTTCATGTTCTACCTCGTCGGGTACAACGTTCTTTACGGTGGCGCTGAAGGTGGCTTCATTGGTTCGTTCTCCGTTTGGGGGCCGGATGATGCAGCTGCATTAAGTGGTGACTTCTCTGGCGGTTATGCGGCATCCAGTGACTGGTTCTTCCAGATGGTATTCGTTGCAACAGCAGCCTCTGTCGTATCTGGTACGGTTGCGGAACGTATTAAGCTGTGGCCGTTCCTAGGCTTTGTTGTTGTTCTTTCCGGTTTCATCTACCCGACAATTGCCATGTGGCAGTGGGGCGGCGGCTGGTTGGCTGAAATGGGCTTTGCTGATTTCGCCGGTTCCACGCTGGTACACTCAACAGGCGGCTGGTGTGCGCTGACAGGTGCAATCATCTTGGGTGCGCGTAAGGGTAAATATGACTCAGAAGGTCGTGTAACGCCGATCCCGGGTGCGAACCTGCCGATGGCGACACTGGGTACATTCATCCTGTGGCTCGGTTGGTTCGGCTTTAACGGTGGTTCTCAGTTGGCGCTGGGTACAGCAGCTGATGCGATCGCGATTTCCAACATCTTCATCAATACAAATATGGCCGCTGTTGGTGGTACGATTGCCGCAGCTCTGCTGACGCAAGTTGTGTACAAAAAAGTTGACCTGTCCATGACGCTGAACGGTGCGATCGCTGGTCTGGTTTCCATCACAGCAGGTCCGGATACGCCGACACTGGCTTCGGCATTCCTGATCGGTGCTGTTGGTGGTGTGATCGTGGTCTTTGTTGTACCGCTGCTTGATAAATTTAAAATCGACGATGTTGTTGGTGCGATCTCCGCTCACTTGGCAGCGGGTATCTGGGGCACAATGATTGTTCCGGCCACAAATGCTGATACGTCATTTGTCACTCAAGCCATTGGTGTGGTTTCCATCGGCGCCTTCGTTATCGTAACGTCTGCGATTGTATGGTTCGTGCTGAAGGCAACAGTTGGCATCCGTTGCTCCGAAGAAGATGAGGAGCTTGGTTTGGACCGTGCTGAATTGGGGATGGAAGCCTATCCTGAGTTCGGACGTGGTTCCCAAACTGTGTAA
- a CDS encoding P-II family nitrogen regulator, giving the protein MKMVMAVIKPFKLDDVREALTSLGVHGLTVSEVKGFGRQKGQTEIYRGAEYVVNFLPKVKIEIVTSDDMVESVLETIRTSAETGRIGDGKIFVYDVSKAVRIRTGESDDEAL; this is encoded by the coding sequence ATGAAAATGGTAATGGCCGTCATCAAGCCCTTTAAGCTTGACGATGTTCGCGAAGCCCTCACCAGCCTTGGTGTGCATGGCTTGACCGTTTCTGAAGTTAAAGGCTTTGGTCGCCAGAAAGGTCAGACGGAAATTTATCGTGGTGCGGAATATGTTGTGAATTTCCTGCCGAAGGTAAAAATTGAAATCGTCACAAGTGATGACATGGTGGAAAGCGTTCTTGAAACCATCCGCACAAGTGCTGAAACAGGCCGTATCGGTGACGGTAAGATCTTTGTGTATGACGTATCCAAAGCTGTACGTATCCGTACAGGTGAATCAGACGACGAAGCGCTTTAA
- a CDS encoding ammonium transporter: METVKIGADVFFVLMGAIMVLAMHAGFAFLEVGTVRRKNQVNALVKIIVDFAVSTIAYFFVGYMVAYGVSFLAPASTISGATGDLFAKSGFDLVKFFFLLTFAAAIPAIISGGIAERAKFYPQLLATAILTGLVYPFFEGIVWNGNFGLQGWIEEAFGAGFHDFAGSIVVHGVGGWLALGAVVMLGARKGRYKKDGSVVGIPPSNIPFLALGSWILCVGWFGFNVMSAQSVEGVTGLVAVNSLMAMVGGILTAVVVGKNDPGFIHNGALAGLVAVCAGSDVMHPVGALVTGGLAGALFVWGFEKCQNIWKIDDVLGVWPLHGMCGLLGGLACGIFGMEALGGMGGVSFMAQLVGSLIGVAFATVSGFIVYGVLAKSVGIRLDEEEEFRGADLSIHHIGAYPEEDLTQGR; the protein is encoded by the coding sequence ATGGAAACCGTAAAAATTGGGGCAGATGTCTTTTTCGTGCTGATGGGGGCTATTATGGTCCTTGCCATGCACGCAGGCTTTGCATTTTTGGAAGTTGGGACTGTTCGTCGGAAGAACCAGGTCAATGCCTTGGTTAAGATCATTGTGGATTTTGCCGTTTCGACCATTGCTTACTTCTTTGTTGGTTATATGGTGGCTTATGGGGTGAGTTTTCTTGCGCCTGCCAGCACAATTTCCGGTGCAACGGGTGACTTATTTGCCAAAAGCGGTTTCGATCTGGTGAAATTCTTCTTCCTACTCACCTTTGCAGCTGCGATCCCTGCGATTATTTCTGGGGGTATTGCGGAACGGGCGAAATTTTATCCACAATTGCTGGCGACAGCTATTTTGACAGGGCTGGTCTACCCCTTCTTTGAAGGTATTGTCTGGAATGGCAACTTCGGTTTGCAAGGCTGGATTGAAGAGGCTTTCGGTGCAGGTTTCCACGATTTTGCCGGTTCCATTGTTGTGCACGGTGTGGGCGGCTGGCTGGCCCTTGGCGCTGTTGTCATGCTGGGTGCACGCAAAGGCCGTTATAAAAAAGATGGATCTGTCGTTGGTATCCCGCCAAGCAACATCCCGTTTCTCGCACTGGGGTCCTGGATCCTTTGTGTCGGCTGGTTCGGCTTTAACGTGATGTCTGCGCAATCTGTTGAAGGTGTGACAGGCTTGGTTGCAGTCAACTCCTTAATGGCGATGGTCGGCGGTATTTTGACAGCGGTTGTTGTTGGCAAGAACGATCCGGGCTTCATCCACAACGGCGCGTTGGCTGGTCTGGTTGCCGTTTGTGCTGGCTCTGATGTGATGCATCCGGTCGGTGCTTTGGTCACAGGCGGTCTTGCTGGTGCTCTGTTCGTCTGGGGCTTTGAGAAGTGCCAAAATATATGGAAAATTGATGACGTACTCGGTGTATGGCCCCTGCATGGCATGTGCGGTCTACTCGGCGGCTTGGCTTGCGGTATCTTCGGTATGGAGGCCCTTGGCGGTATGGGCGGTGTCAGCTTTATGGCCCAGCTGGTTGGTTCCTTGATCGGTGTGGCTTTTGCAACGGTTTCTGGCTTTATTGTTTATGGTGTGCTTGCCAAATCTGTTGGTATTCGCTTGGATGAAGAAGAAGAATTCCGTGGTGCAGATTTGTCCATCCATCATATTGGGGCTTACCCGGAAGAGGACCTGACGCAGGGTCGTTAA
- the cysN gene encoding sulfate adenylyltransferase subunit CysN, with the protein MAHQDTLIAEDILAYLKAQEEKSLLRFITCGSVDDGKSTLIGRLLWDSKLIFEDQLAALESDSKKVGTQGGDIDYALLMDGLQAEREQGITIDVAYRFFSTDKRKFIVADTPGHEQYTRNMATGASNADVAVILVDARKGILTQTKRHSYIVSLVGIRKVVVAINKMDLIEYNQEKYDAIEEAYREFAADLGFDNITCVPISALKGDNIIEPSAHTHWYHGPTLMSYLETVQVASDLKDKPFRLPVQWVNRPNLDFRGFSGTIEAGTIKPGDEIAVPASGQTSIVDKIVTMDGNLEEAGAGQAVTVTLKDEIDISRGDMLVDAKARPDFADQFEAKVIWMHDEALLPGRSYLIKFGSQSAGAQISELKYKVNVNSLEHTATKTLDLNEVGVCNIALDRSVAFDPYIESQGTGRFILIDRYTNATVGVGMIDHVLRRATNVHWQSMDIGKQQRAERKGQKACVLWFTGLSGSGKSTIANLVEKKLHSLHKHTYTLDGDNVRHGLNKDLGFSDADRVENIRRIGETAKLFVDAGMITITSFISPFQSERKMARDLLEEGEFIEIFVDTPLEICEERDVKGLYAKARSGDLPNFTGISSPYERPEKPEIHLDGATLNAEEAAEAVVQKLEDLGILGVWFPEI; encoded by the coding sequence ATGGCCCACCAAGATACACTTATTGCCGAAGATATTCTGGCCTATCTCAAGGCACAGGAAGAAAAAAGCCTGCTGCGTTTTATCACGTGTGGTTCTGTAGATGATGGGAAATCCACTCTGATTGGCCGTCTCCTCTGGGATTCAAAACTGATTTTTGAAGACCAGCTCGCAGCTCTTGAATCTGACTCCAAAAAAGTTGGGACCCAAGGCGGTGATATTGATTACGCCCTGTTAATGGATGGCTTGCAGGCTGAACGGGAACAAGGCATTACCATTGATGTGGCCTATCGCTTCTTTTCCACAGACAAGCGTAAATTCATCGTGGCCGATACGCCGGGTCATGAACAATATACCCGTAATATGGCAACGGGCGCCTCCAATGCTGATGTGGCCGTGATTTTGGTAGATGCGCGCAAAGGTATCTTAACGCAGACGAAACGACATAGCTATATTGTGTCCTTGGTGGGGATTCGTAAGGTTGTTGTCGCCATCAATAAGATGGATCTGATTGAGTATAATCAGGAAAAATATGACGCCATTGAAGAAGCTTACCGTGAGTTTGCAGCCGATCTGGGCTTTGATAATATTACCTGTGTGCCCATTTCTGCCCTTAAAGGCGATAATATCATTGAACCAAGTGCCCATACCCACTGGTATCATGGCCCCACTTTAATGAGCTATCTGGAAACGGTGCAGGTCGCATCTGACTTAAAAGATAAACCTTTCCGCCTGCCCGTACAATGGGTGAACCGTCCCAACCTTGATTTTCGGGGGTTTAGCGGTACGATTGAAGCAGGGACCATCAAGCCGGGGGATGAAATTGCGGTTCCGGCTTCTGGTCAGACCTCGATTGTCGATAAAATTGTTACTATGGATGGTAATCTTGAGGAAGCAGGCGCAGGGCAGGCTGTCACTGTCACTCTGAAAGATGAAATTGATATTTCACGGGGTGATATGTTGGTGGATGCCAAGGCACGCCCGGATTTTGCCGATCAGTTTGAAGCTAAAGTCATCTGGATGCACGATGAAGCGCTCTTGCCGGGGCGCTCTTATCTGATCAAGTTTGGTTCACAATCGGCGGGTGCTCAGATCAGTGAACTCAAATACAAAGTCAACGTGAATAGTCTGGAACATACGGCAACAAAGACATTGGACCTCAATGAAGTTGGTGTCTGTAATATTGCGCTGGATCGCAGTGTTGCCTTTGATCCATATATTGAAAGCCAAGGGACAGGCCGTTTCATTCTGATTGACCGTTACACAAACGCAACGGTTGGTGTCGGTATGATTGACCATGTGTTGCGTCGGGCAACCAATGTGCATTGGCAATCCATGGATATTGGCAAGCAACAACGCGCTGAACGTAAGGGTCAAAAAGCATGTGTACTGTGGTTCACGGGCCTATCTGGTTCTGGAAAATCCACTATTGCCAACCTGGTAGAAAAGAAACTTCATTCACTACATAAACATACTTATACCCTGGATGGGGATAATGTTCGCCATGGTTTGAATAAGGATCTGGGCTTTAGTGATGCCGATCGGGTGGAAAATATCCGCCGCATTGGTGAAACGGCAAAACTGTTTGTTGATGCCGGTATGATCACCATTACGTCCTTCATCTCACCGTTCCAGTCTGAACGTAAAATGGCACGGGACCTGCTGGAAGAAGGGGAATTTATCGAAATTTTTGTCGATACACCACTAGAGATTTGTGAAGAACGCGATGTCAAAGGGCTCTATGCCAAAGCCCGTTCAGGTGACTTGCCAAACTTCACGGGTATTTCTTCGCCTTATGAAAGACCTGAAAAGCCTGAAATTCATCTGGATGGGGCAACTCTGAATGCTGAAGAAGCGGCCGAAGCCGTTGTTCAGAAGCTGGAAGATTTAGGAATCTTAGGAGTTTGGTTCCCTGAAATTTAA
- the cysD gene encoding sulfate adenylyltransferase subunit CysD translates to MTTSELTHLKQLEAESIHIIREVAAEFENPVMLYSIGKDSAVMLHLARKAFYPSKPPFPLMHVDTTWKFKEMIEFRDRIAHEYGFDLIIHINEEGVKQGIGPFTHGSSMHTDVMKTESLKQALNKYKFDAAFGGARRDEEKSRAKERVFSFRSENHRWDPKNQRPELWNVYNARVKPGESIRAFPLSNWTELDIWQYIYKENIPIVPLYYAKERPVVERDGMLIMVDDDRMPLDPGETPMMKSVRFRTLGCYPLTGAVESEAATLPEIIQEMLLTRTSERQGRMIDHDQAGSMEKKKQEGYF, encoded by the coding sequence ATGACGACTTCAGAACTCACACACTTAAAACAACTCGAAGCTGAAAGCATTCACATTATCCGTGAAGTGGCCGCTGAATTTGAAAATCCGGTGATGCTTTATTCTATTGGTAAAGATTCCGCTGTGATGCTGCATTTGGCACGCAAGGCGTTTTATCCTTCCAAGCCTCCGTTTCCGCTTATGCATGTGGATACGACGTGGAAGTTCAAGGAAATGATTGAGTTTCGCGATCGAATTGCGCATGAATATGGTTTTGATCTGATTATTCATATTAATGAAGAGGGTGTGAAGCAGGGTATTGGTCCTTTTACGCATGGTTCTTCCATGCATACCGATGTGATGAAGACGGAAAGTCTCAAGCAAGCCTTGAACAAATATAAGTTTGACGCAGCTTTTGGTGGGGCGCGTCGTGATGAAGAAAAGTCCCGTGCCAAGGAACGTGTTTTTTCATTCCGGTCTGAAAACCACCGTTGGGATCCCAAGAATCAGCGCCCGGAATTGTGGAATGTCTATAATGCACGGGTGAAACCAGGTGAAAGCATTCGTGCTTTTCCTCTGTCCAATTGGACGGAGCTGGATATCTGGCAGTATATCTACAAAGAGAATATTCCCATTGTCCCGCTTTATTATGCCAAGGAACGTCCTGTTGTGGAACGTGATGGCATGCTGATTATGGTCGATGATGACCGTATGCCGCTGGACCCAGGTGAAACGCCGATGATGAAATCTGTGCGCTTCCGCACCCTTGGCTGTTATCCCCTGACCGGTGCAGTTGAATCTGAAGCGGCCACTTTGCCGGAAATTATTCAGGAAATGCTACTGACCCGCACGTCTGAGCGTCAAGGTCGTATGATTGATCATGACCAAGCTGGTTCCATGGAAAAGAAAAAACAAGAAGGGTACTTCTAA
- a CDS encoding UbiH/UbiF/VisC/COQ6 family ubiquinone biosynthesis hydroxylase, with protein MTQHYDTDVLIIGGGLVGGMTACALARGGVDVVVVDADDPETLLKAEYDGRCSAIARSVYNAFVSLGLWDHMEPEAGIIEDIRVTDGTSPLFLHFDSLDLTGVPFGYMLENRTVRKAILKVVPDMDHATYLAPKRVEKLERSASEVNAKLNDGIEIKAKLVIGADGRGSWVRRSANIDITKWSYDQTAIVCTVQSEKPHLNVAQEHFLPNGPFAILPMQGTRSSIVWTESTRNAPMMMKLSDEDFQAELSERFGDYLGEVKVEGPRWSYPLTLQFAKRSIDTRLALVGDASHGMHPVAGQGFNMGARDACAIAELIIETKKLGLDVGAGRVLEDYDRWRHFDNHLMLASTDAIVKLFSNNSTPLRLARDIGLTVVDQIPFAKKFFTKSAMGLVGELPEIMKEREAS; from the coding sequence ATGACACAACATTACGATACGGACGTCCTTATTATTGGTGGTGGCCTCGTCGGTGGCATGACAGCCTGTGCCTTGGCCCGTGGCGGTGTTGATGTCGTTGTCGTGGATGCCGACGATCCCGAAACCTTGCTTAAGGCAGAATATGACGGGCGCTGTTCTGCCATTGCCCGATCGGTTTATAATGCGTTTGTTTCTCTTGGCCTATGGGACCATATGGAACCTGAAGCCGGCATTATTGAAGATATTCGTGTAACAGATGGGACATCACCCCTGTTTTTACATTTTGATAGTCTCGACCTCACTGGTGTACCCTTTGGCTATATGCTGGAAAATCGCACGGTGCGCAAAGCCATCCTCAAAGTCGTACCAGATATGGACCATGCGACCTATCTTGCGCCTAAACGTGTAGAAAAGTTAGAACGTTCCGCTTCCGAAGTTAATGCAAAACTCAATGATGGGATAGAGATTAAAGCCAAGCTGGTCATTGGGGCAGATGGTCGGGGTTCATGGGTGCGCCGTTCAGCCAATATTGACATCACCAAATGGTCTTATGATCAAACAGCTATTGTTTGCACTGTTCAAAGTGAGAAGCCTCATCTCAATGTCGCCCAGGAACATTTCCTGCCCAATGGCCCCTTTGCCATTTTACCGATGCAAGGCACACGTAGCTCCATTGTCTGGACAGAAAGCACACGCAATGCGCCTATGATGATGAAACTAAGCGACGAAGATTTCCAAGCCGAACTGTCTGAACGTTTTGGTGATTATCTTGGTGAGGTTAAAGTTGAAGGACCACGCTGGTCCTATCCTTTGACCCTACAATTTGCCAAACGCTCTATTGATACCCGTCTGGCTTTGGTTGGCGATGCATCCCACGGCATGCACCCGGTTGCAGGCCAAGGCTTTAACATGGGTGCACGCGATGCCTGCGCCATTGCTGAACTCATCATCGAAACCAAAAAACTTGGCCTTGATGTAGGGGCGGGGCGCGTATTGGAAGACTATGATCGCTGGCGCCATTTTGATAACCACCTTATGCTCGCCTCCACCGATGCGATTGTGAAACTCTTTTCCAATAACAGCACTCCTCTTCGACTGGCCCGTGATATTGGTCTCACGGTTGTGGATCAAATTCCTTTTGCCAAGAAATTCTTTACAAAATCTGCTATGGGTCTTGTTGGTGAATTACCCGAAATCATGAAAGAGCGCGAGGCATCTTAA
- a CDS encoding 50S ribosomal protein L11 methyltransferase, translated as MVKHTTTVKKLISKGAKELSSAHYKKARQTFETALELDPNNVSINYFLAAALEELCETELAIKAYYKVITLDATVRQAYVQLSNLYYTMTMKQDALSILEKARNQFGDDLDILYLRGQVAMQCMPGWHLPMLADQERNDIYDQAISKMVRPDDIVLDVGTGSGLLAMMAARAGAAHVYACEANGFMAEQARQIIKLNGFEDKISVIHKRSSDLVIGEDLPEKCDLLLTEIFDRAIVGEGALPTLNHAWHHLLKEDARIIPQGATLYGVLIECPHLQKFHHVDQVNGFDLSPMNVLAHPLSYKDAQIGLNETEDHRILSAPFTIKKFDFTQAPSVGFREKTDIPICQTGQADAILMWFDLHLSDDLIFSTQAPKPHNHWRQAAQILLAPHPCNKGEKIQLSSTYHTYFHFEVSPVQP; from the coding sequence ATGGTCAAACATACAACCACTGTTAAAAAATTGATTTCCAAAGGGGCAAAGGAACTCTCGAGCGCACATTATAAAAAAGCGCGTCAAACGTTTGAAACCGCCCTTGAGCTGGACCCCAATAACGTCAGCATCAACTACTTTTTGGCCGCTGCTCTGGAAGAGCTGTGTGAAACAGAATTGGCGATTAAAGCCTATTATAAAGTCATCACACTGGACGCTACGGTTCGACAAGCTTATGTGCAGCTCTCAAATCTTTATTACACAATGACAATGAAACAGGATGCCCTGAGCATTCTGGAAAAAGCCCGCAATCAATTTGGTGATGATCTGGACATCCTCTACCTGCGCGGTCAGGTCGCCATGCAATGTATGCCGGGATGGCATTTACCCATGCTGGCTGATCAGGAACGCAATGATATTTATGACCAGGCCATTTCAAAGATGGTGCGCCCCGATGATATCGTTCTTGATGTGGGTACAGGGTCCGGCCTGCTGGCCATGATGGCCGCGCGAGCCGGGGCTGCCCATGTCTATGCCTGTGAAGCCAATGGATTTATGGCAGAACAGGCGCGGCAAATCATTAAACTTAATGGGTTTGAAGATAAAATCAGCGTCATTCACAAACGCTCCAGCGATCTCGTCATTGGTGAAGACCTCCCTGAAAAATGTGATCTGCTCCTGACCGAAATCTTTGATCGCGCCATTGTGGGGGAAGGGGCTCTACCCACCCTTAATCATGCCTGGCACCATTTGCTCAAAGAAGATGCCCGCATTATCCCGCAAGGAGCCACACTTTACGGGGTGTTGATTGAATGTCCGCATTTGCAAAAATTCCACCATGTGGACCAAGTGAACGGCTTTGACCTCAGCCCCATGAATGTTCTGGCCCACCCTCTCTCTTATAAAGATGCTCAGATTGGTCTGAATGAAACCGAAGACCACCGTATTCTAAGCGCCCCCTTTACCATCAAAAAATTTGATTTTACACAGGCCCCTTCTGTAGGGTTTCGTGAAAAAACAGACATTCCGATTTGCCAAACAGGTCAGGCAGACGCCATTTTGATGTGGTTTGATCTTCACCTGAGCGATGATTTAATCTTTTCTACCCAAGCCCCGAAACCCCATAACCACTGGCGTCAGGCTGCACAAATTCTGCTTGCCCCCCACCCATGTAACAAGGGGGAAAAGATCCAGCTCAGCAGCACTTATCACACCTATTTCCATTTTGAAGTAAGCCCTGTTCAACCCTAA
- a CDS encoding flippase: MYRYLTYIKSLFTNKELAIELIKGSGGTFIINLTSAALIFFYQVFLARNLGAEEYGLYSYTSSFIYLLLILAVFGLDHTSVRFSAKYLADGSSNCYQGLFRFATWSVVITSALCFAVGLILNIWLNIDPDTLWIALISLPFAALMLTWQAFLRGSGHSVLAATPEGLVRPLSFWFCAFLFIYILGAQTTGDVWVGQTIGFGIAAIYAFYILVKKVPSLLKGETKPAFAKKEWFIISLSMLVFNICQAANGQIGTLFLGSIHEIENAGIFSAAIRLATLTAFGLVALNVVVAPLLSKFNATGSKDNLRQLILYAIVGGTGFALPISGVMLVFPEWCLNFFGAQFKSGATSLQVMAFAQLVNAIFGIFSVTALMTMRQVLVAMLVSISVLINILLNYTLIPHYGIDGAAIAYGTAIIFWNFSLFLFFIYRVSQRLKQAS; this comes from the coding sequence TTGTACCGATATCTTACGTATATAAAATCCTTGTTCACCAACAAGGAACTCGCGATTGAACTGATTAAAGGGTCAGGCGGTACATTTATCATTAACCTAACGTCCGCAGCACTTATCTTTTTTTATCAGGTTTTCCTCGCACGCAATCTTGGAGCAGAGGAATATGGCCTCTATAGCTATACCTCAAGCTTTATCTATCTCTTGTTGATCCTTGCTGTTTTTGGCCTGGATCATACATCAGTACGTTTCAGCGCAAAATATCTCGCAGATGGTTCATCAAATTGCTATCAAGGATTATTTCGGTTTGCCACATGGTCGGTTGTAATTACATCTGCACTTTGTTTCGCTGTCGGTTTGATCCTGAATATATGGCTCAATATTGATCCAGACACTTTGTGGATTGCTTTAATCTCTCTGCCATTTGCCGCCCTTATGCTTACCTGGCAAGCCTTTTTAAGGGGCTCTGGTCATAGTGTCTTGGCCGCCACACCGGAAGGGCTTGTTCGTCCCCTGTCATTCTGGTTCTGTGCCTTTCTCTTTATTTATATTCTTGGTGCGCAAACAACAGGCGATGTCTGGGTTGGACAAACAATCGGATTTGGAATTGCTGCAATTTATGCATTTTATATTCTTGTTAAGAAAGTTCCTTCCCTTCTTAAGGGTGAAACCAAGCCGGCCTTTGCCAAAAAAGAATGGTTTATTATCAGCCTATCCATGCTTGTCTTTAATATCTGTCAAGCTGCAAACGGCCAAATCGGTACCTTGTTTCTAGGTTCCATTCATGAAATTGAAAATGCTGGCATCTTTTCTGCTGCCATACGTCTAGCGACTTTAACAGCCTTTGGTCTGGTTGCTTTAAATGTCGTTGTTGCCCCGCTGTTATCAAAGTTCAATGCAACAGGATCAAAAGACAACCTGAGACAATTAATCCTTTATGCCATTGTTGGAGGCACCGGGTTTGCCCTTCCCATTTCAGGGGTGATGCTTGTTTTTCCAGAATGGTGCCTAAACTTCTTTGGAGCACAATTTAAATCAGGAGCAACAAGCCTCCAAGTCATGGCTTTTGCACAATTGGTAAACGCTATTTTCGGTATCTTTAGTGTCACAGCCTTAATGACTATGCGTCAGGTTCTTGTTGCCATGTTGGTCAGCATCAGCGTTTTGATCAATATTTTGCTGAACTACACCCTCATTCCCCATTATGGCATTGATGGTGCTGCTATAGCCTATGGAACGGCCATTATATTTTGGAACTTCTCACTCTTTCTCTTTTTCATCTACCGCGTCTCACAACGTTTAAAACAAGCATCGTAA